Proteins encoded by one window of Bradyrhizobium sp. B097:
- a CDS encoding FAD-dependent oxidoreductase, whose amino-acid sequence MADQQAPSGPDLTQGVALADFSGAMLLGHVGEDDVLLVRSGADIFAIDAHCSHYHGPLAEGVVEGETVHCPWHHACFDVRTGEATAAPAFNALAVWKVEREGDRIVVREKREQPKPRVKGPRDAPGRIVIVGGGAAGFAATEMLRRQDYRGSIVMLSGEATPPVDRPNLSKDFLAGSAPEDWLPLKPESFYTDAAIDLRLRTEVQSIDAGRRNVVLAGGETISYDRLLLATGAEPLRLPIPGADQPHVHVLRTLDDCRAIIASASGARRAVVIGASFIGLEVAASLRAREIEVHVVGLEQRPLERVLGPAMGDFVRALHEEHGVVFHLGDTVTAIDGKRAQLKSGPALDADLVVLGVGVKPRLVLAEGAGLAIDRGVKVDACLETSVPGIYAAGDIARWPDPHSGENIRVEHWAVAERQGQTAARNMLGQREVFDAVPFFWSQHYDVPINYVGHAEQWDQIAVDGSIAGRDCMLRYKRGGRVLAVASIYRDRESLEAEIAMQRAAA is encoded by the coding sequence ATGGCCGATCAGCAAGCTCCTTCCGGTCCGGATCTGACACAAGGCGTCGCACTCGCCGACTTCTCGGGCGCGATGTTGCTCGGCCATGTCGGCGAGGATGACGTGCTGCTGGTGCGTTCGGGGGCGGATATTTTCGCCATCGATGCGCATTGCAGCCATTACCACGGCCCGCTCGCCGAAGGTGTGGTCGAGGGCGAAACCGTCCATTGCCCCTGGCATCACGCCTGCTTTGATGTTCGCACCGGTGAAGCGACCGCGGCGCCCGCCTTCAATGCGCTCGCGGTCTGGAAGGTCGAGCGAGAGGGCGATCGCATCGTCGTGCGCGAGAAGCGCGAGCAGCCGAAGCCCCGCGTCAAGGGCCCGCGCGATGCGCCCGGCAGGATCGTGATTGTCGGCGGAGGCGCAGCGGGGTTTGCCGCCACCGAGATGCTGCGACGGCAGGACTATCGCGGCAGCATCGTCATGCTGAGCGGCGAGGCCACGCCGCCGGTGGACCGGCCGAACCTGTCGAAGGATTTCCTCGCCGGCAGCGCGCCGGAAGACTGGCTGCCGCTGAAGCCGGAGAGTTTCTACACCGACGCGGCGATCGATCTCAGACTCAGGACCGAGGTCCAGTCGATCGACGCCGGCCGCCGCAACGTCGTGCTCGCCGGCGGCGAAACGATTTCGTACGACCGGCTGCTGCTGGCGACCGGTGCGGAGCCGCTACGGCTGCCGATCCCGGGCGCGGACCAGCCCCACGTTCACGTGTTGCGCACGCTCGACGATTGCCGGGCGATCATCGCCTCGGCCAGCGGCGCCCGCCGCGCGGTTGTGATCGGCGCAAGCTTCATCGGGCTCGAGGTTGCGGCCTCGTTGCGCGCGCGGGAGATCGAGGTTCACGTGGTCGGGCTGGAACAGCGGCCGCTGGAGCGCGTGCTCGGGCCTGCCATGGGCGATTTCGTCCGTGCGCTGCACGAGGAGCATGGCGTGGTCTTCCACCTTGGCGACACGGTGACCGCGATCGACGGCAAGCGCGCACAGCTGAAGAGCGGGCCGGCGCTCGATGCCGATCTCGTCGTGCTCGGTGTCGGCGTGAAGCCGCGGCTCGTACTGGCGGAAGGGGCCGGGCTCGCGATCGATCGCGGCGTGAAAGTGGACGCCTGTCTCGAGACCAGCGTTCCCGGCATCTACGCGGCCGGCGATATCGCGCGCTGGCCCGATCCGCACAGCGGCGAGAACATCCGGGTCGAGCACTGGGCGGTGGCCGAGCGCCAGGGGCAGACCGCCGCGCGGAATATGCTTGGGCAGCGCGAGGTGTTCGATGCGGTGCCGTTCTTCTGGAGCCAGCATTACGACGTGCCGATCAACTATGTCGGGCACGCCGAGCAGTGGGACCAGATCGCGGTGGACGGCAGTATTGCCGGCAGGGATTGCATGCTCCGCTACAAGCGCGGCGGGCGCGTGCTCGCGGTCGCGTCGATCTATCGCGACCGCGAAAGCCTCGAGGCCGAGATCGCAATGCAGCGGGCGGCAGCCTGA